A genomic segment from Oncorhynchus keta strain PuntledgeMale-10-30-2019 chromosome 7, Oket_V2, whole genome shotgun sequence encodes:
- the LOC118385886 gene encoding zinc finger protein ZIC 5 — protein MEPPLSKRNPAIRLADLAATQPLPHQNMTGFPGLGVHHPHSHHAHHHPGEMGNDPGVALTPFGPEHMAQTNALKLSPSQHIQSHHEAQTAATAASFTSAQTTVGFPVAPHPHSGYSSSRDYILRRELSASAMHALGDQHSSASSPHHHGMFIAPTGAYGHAETGAHPLFSGLHDQAAPGAHHHHHHHALNGQMRLGLPGDIYGRPEHFGHRPEHYGPSSIHSYNSMNLNVNIASAPHGAAGAFLRYMRQPIKQELICKWIEQDETSKKPCSKTYSTMHELVNHVTVEHVGGPEQASHVCFWEECPREGKAFKAKYKLINHIRVHTGEKPFPCPFPGCGKVFARSENLKIHKRTHTGEKPFKCEFDGCDRKFANSSDRKKHSHVHTSDKPYYCKVRGCDKSYTHPSSLRKHMKVHCKSPPPPSANASYHSSTNPLGAPISPASEPHRNRSANLSPQVTNLNEWYVCQGSGGPNHLHTPSSDVPTSDSDEEDSFRNSDPRTML, from the exons ATGGAGCCCCCTTTGAGCAAGAGGAATCCGGCGATAAGATTAGCGGATTTGGCAGCGACTCAACCTCTTCCTCATCAGAATATGACAGGCTTCCCGGGGCTAGGGGTGCATCACCCTCACTCCCACCATGCCCACCACCACCCTGGGGAGATGGGCAACGACCCCGGAGTGGCACTCACTCCATTTGGACCCGAGCACATGGCACAGACAAACGCTCTCAAACTTAGCCCCTCTCAGCACATTCAGAGCCATCACGAAGCCCAGACCGCTGCAACGGCAGCATCCTTCACTTCTGCTCAGACCACAGTAGGTTTCCCCGTGGCTCCTCACCCCCACTCAGGCTACTCTAGCAGCAGGGACTACATCCTCAGGAGAGAACTCTCAGCCTCGGCTATGCATGCACTTGGCGACCAGCATAGTTCCGCCTCCTCCCCTCATCACCATGGCATGTTCATCGCACCAACAGGTGCTTATGGGCACGCCGAGACTGGTGCCCATCCACTTTTCTCTGGACTCCACGACCAAGCGGCCCCAGgtgcccaccaccaccaccaccaccatgcccTCAACGGGCAGATGCGTCTGGGTCTACCGGGGGACATCTACGGCAGGCCAGAGCACTTTGGCCACAGGCCCGAGCACTATGGACCCTCTTCTATCCACAGCTACAACTCCATGAACCTCAATGTGAACATTGCTTCTGCTCCTCACGGAGCCGCGGGGGCATTTCTGAGATACATGAGGCAGCCCATCAAGCAAGAGTTAATCTGCAAATGGATTGAACAGGATGAAACTTCAAAGAAGCCCTGCTCCAAAACGTACAGCACCATGCACGAGCTGGTCAACCATGTCACGGTGGAGCACGTCGGGGGACCGGAGCAAGCCAGTCATGTCTGCTTCTGGGAGGAATGTCCGCGGGAGGGGAAAGCTTTTAAGGCGAAATACAAACTGATAAACCACATCCGAGTTCACACGGGAGAGAAACCATTCCCTTGCCCTTTCCCCGGCTGCGGAAAAGTTTTCGCTCGCTCGGAAAATCTAAAGATTCACAAaaggacacacacag GGGAGAAGCCTTTTAAGTGCGAGTTTGATGGCTGCGACAGGAAATTCGCCAACAGCAGCGACCGGAAGAAGCACTCACACGTCCACACGAGTGACAAGCCTTACTACTGCAAAGTCAGAGGCTGTGACAAGTCCTACACGCACCCCAGCTCGCTGCGAAAGCACATGAAAGTCCACTGCAAGTCGCCCCCGCCCCCTTCTGCCAACGCTTCATACCATTCCTCTACGAACCCTCTTGGCGCGCCCATTTCGCCCGCTTCCGAACCGCACAGGAACCGGTCCGCAAACCTCTCGCCTCAGGTTACCAACCTCAATGAGTGGTACGTGTGCCAGGGGAGCGGGGGACCCAACCATCTCCACACCCCCTCCAGCGATGTGCCAACTTCGGACTCGGACGAAGAGGACTCTTTCAGAAATTCAGACCCGAGGACAATGCTCTAA
- the zic2a gene encoding zinc finger protein ZIC 2a has product MLLDAGHQFPGLGVGTFARHHTASEMQERDLSLAQNSFVDSAHMGAFKLNHDLSPGQSSAFTSQAPGYPTAALGAHAAHVTSYASSPFNSTRDFLFRSRGFGESSPASSQHAIFGPTTGSLHHSHTDSQGHILFPGIHDQHGSHGSPNVLNGQMRIGLPGEVFGRSDQYHQVSSPRTDPYSAAQLHNQYSSMNMNMGMHMGAHQHHPGAFFRYMRQQCIKQELICKWIDQEQLSNPKKSCNKTFSTMHELVTHVSVEHVGGPEQSNHICFWEECPRESKPFKAKYKLVNHIRVHTGEKPFPCPFPGCGKVFARSENLKIHKRTHTGEKPFQCEFEGCDRRFANSSDRKKHMHVHTSDKPYLCKMCDKSYTHPSSLRKHMKVHEAAPPPASDSSPAASSGYESSTPPGLVSPNTETQSNNNLSPAVHNNHNGHSSLSSNFSEWYV; this is encoded by the exons ATGTTACTGGACGCAGGTCACCAGTTCCCCGGACTGGGAGTTGGCACGTTTGCCAGGCATCACACAGCGAGCGAGATGCAAGAGAGAGACTTGAGTTTAGCACAAAATAGCTTCGTCGACTCGGCACACATGGGTGCCTTTAAACTGAACCATGATCTTTCTCCGGGACAGAGCTCAGCCTTCACCTCTCAGGCGCCCGGCTACCCCACAGCAGCACTGGGTGCACACGCCGCCCATGTCACCTCGTACGCGAGTTCCCCATTCAACTCCACCAGGGACTTTCTTTTTCGCAGCCGCGGCTTCGGAGAATCCTCTCCGGCGAGCAGTCAGCACGCTATTTTCGGCCCCACTACCGGGTCTCTCCATCATTCCCACACAGACAGTCAAGGCCACATTCTGTTCCCCGGGATTCACGACCAGCATGGGTCCCACGGATCCCCGAATGTGCTCAACGGGCAAATGCGTATTGGACTACCAGGTGAGGTTTTCGGGCGTTCCGATCAGTACCACCAGGTCTCCAGCCCAAGGACCGACCCTTATTCGGCCGCCCAGCTTCATAACCAGTACAGCAGCATGAATATGAACATGGGTATGCACATGGGAGCTCACCAGCACCACCCGGGTGCCTTTTTCCGCTACATGCGGCAGCAGTGCATCAAACAGGAGCTCATCTGCAAATGGATCGACCAGGAGCAGCTAAGCAACCCCAAGAAGAGTTGCAACAAAACTTTCAGCACAATGCATGAGCTGGTCACGCACGTCTCCGTGGAGCACGTCGGAGGACCGGAGCAGAGCAACCACATTTGCTTTTGGGAAGAGTGCCCTCGCGAGAGCAAACCGTTTAAGGCAAAATACAAACTGGTGAATCACATTCGGGTCCACACGGGTGAGAAACCCTTCCCCTGCCCCTTCCCTGGATGTGGCAAGGTCTTCGCACGGTCGGAAAACTTGAAGATTCACAAGCGCACACATACAG GAGAGAAACCATTCCAGTGTGAGTTTGAAGGCTGCGACAGGCGGTTTGCCAACAGCAGCGACCGAAAGAAGCACATGCACGTTCACACGTCAGACAAACCATATCTTTGCAAGATGTGTGACAAGTCCTACACACATCCCAGCTCTCTACGAAAACACATGAAG GTCCACGAAGCGGCCCCCCCTCCAGCGTCCGACTCCTCGCCTGCAGCCAGTTCTGGTTATGAATCGTCCACTCCACCCGGTCTCGTCTCCCCTAACACCGAGACCCAAAGCAACAACAATCTGTCCCCCGCagtccacaacaaccacaatggTCACAGCAGCCTATCGTCCAATTTCAGTGAATGGTATGTTTAG